A genomic segment from Malus domestica chromosome 05, GDT2T_hap1 encodes:
- the LOC103435333 gene encoding uncharacterized protein: protein MMMRYQRVSPDCVPLSNGKKPTMRAISKDDGITDAVTTNTTVTSLEPTKPFRFRSQPTTQDPTQSQFGARPTSPNGEIHHQTQQRQDKSPSRTPSPIRGAGDVLLQWGQRKRSRVSRTEIRAVTDESSSSAQARQASKLQRRDKSMPPPPPPPPLPSSCSATSSFSNGSRLRKEASGSLPSRNLVDRSAPVNGSPSRNPTGGSNGRAASRSTAGKRSPPPEKNERKVPACSGRSSAAAKDDNKPNGAQADRGNHADSSLLQSDQLAVGAGADNSSAAAATAAAEKVNYEVVEWPRIYIALSRKEKEDDFLAMKGTKLPQRPKKRAKNVDRTLQYCFPGMWLSDLTRNRYEVREKKCVKKQKRRGLKGMDSVDSDSE, encoded by the exons ATGATGATGAG gtACCAGAGAGTGAGCCCAGATTGCGTCCCTCTGAGCAATGGCAAGAAACCAACCATGAGAGCCATATCCAAAGACGACGGGATTACAGACGCCGTGACAACAAACACTACAGTCACATCTCTAGAACCCACCAAACCCTTCAGATTCCGATCCCAACCCACGACTCAAGACCCGACCCAATCCCAATTCGGAGCCCGACCCACTTCCCCAAACGGTGAAATCCACCACCAGACCCAGCAGCGGCAGGACAAGAGTCCCAGCCGGACTCCCAGTCCAATCCGCGGCGCCGGCGATGTGCTGCTGCAGTGGGGCCAGAGAAAGAGGTCGAGAGTCTCCAGGACCGAGATCCGAGCTGTCACCGATGAGTCCTCTTCGTCGGCTCAAGCGAGGCAAGCTTCAAAGCTGCAGAGGAGAGACAAGTCCATGCCCCCGCCTCCTCCCCCGCCGCCCCTTCCGTCTTCTTGCTCCGCTACGTCGTCGTTTTCCAATGGCAGCAGACTGAGAAAGGAAGCCTCCGGGTCGCTTCCTAGCAG GAATTTGGTAGATCGATCTGCTCCCGTTAATGGGTCACCATCGAGAAACCCTACTGGTGGCAGCAACGGCCGAGCTGCTTCCAGATCCACGGCGGGGAAACGATCTCCTCCGCcggagaaaaatgagagaaaggtgCCGGCTTGCTCAGGCAGGTCATCAGCAGCAGCCAAAGATGACAACAAGCCAAATGGAGCTCAAGCTGATCGCGGGAATCATGCTGATTCCAGTTTGTTGCAATCGGATCAGTTGGCCGTCGGGGCAGGGGCGGATAATTCTTCCGCCGCAGCTGCAACGGCGGCAGCGGAGAAGGTGAACTACGAAGTGGTGGAGTGGCCGAGAATTTATATTGCTCTGtcgaggaaggagaaggaagatgaTTTCCTTGCAATGAAAGGCACAAAGCTCCCCCAGAGGCCCAAAAAAAGGGCCAAAAATGTTGACAGAACTCTACAG TATTGTTTTCCAGGTATGTGGCTGTCTGACTTAACAAGGAATCGATATGAGGTCAGGGAGAAGAAATGTGTGAAGAAG CAAAAGCGAAGGGGACTCAAAGGAATGGACAGCGTCGACAGTGATTCCGAGTAG